A genomic segment from Paenibacillus sp. FSL K6-1096 encodes:
- a CDS encoding DUF4085 family protein: protein MKFFTIPWYEEMQVRGFMVFPETEQDWLEDVAWHVAEGISYEERAQDALDYHKADLLKYLPEYFHASIHEGTLKAVYPAPEFRERAEQWCREADERIQAKFIEYRRGYEAIKNKLPAQAVQLAEGSLHDARVISCSEPEEGIVELVLDCSGAMHYQCDVLLRFTGVSGLSLPDRIAGKVWLYDEICAVEQGFELGVLMDSPLWEFSITAQDVSIELPGSPPFEALL from the coding sequence ATGAAATTTTTCACTATACCATGGTATGAGGAGATGCAGGTGCGCGGGTTCATGGTCTTCCCGGAGACGGAGCAGGACTGGCTGGAGGATGTCGCCTGGCATGTGGCGGAAGGCATCAGCTATGAGGAGCGGGCGCAGGATGCGCTGGACTATCACAAGGCAGACTTGCTGAAGTATCTTCCTGAATATTTCCATGCTTCCATCCATGAGGGAACGCTCAAAGCGGTTTATCCGGCTCCTGAATTCAGGGAACGCGCAGAACAATGGTGCCGGGAGGCGGATGAGCGGATACAGGCGAAGTTCATCGAATACCGCCGAGGCTACGAAGCTATTAAAAACAAGCTCCCCGCACAAGCGGTCCAGTTAGCCGAGGGTTCTCTGCATGACGCCCGCGTCATCTCCTGCTCTGAGCCTGAGGAGGGCATCGTGGAGTTAGTGCTGGATTGCAGCGGAGCTATGCATTATCAGTGTGATGTGCTGCTCAGATTCACCGGGGTGAGCGGACTTAGCCTGCCGGATCGAATCGCGGGAAAGGTCTGGTTGTATGATGAAATCTGTGCAGTGGAGCAGGGGTTCGAGCTGGGGGTCCTGATGGATTCCCCGCTTTGGGAGTTCAGCATTACTGCGCAGGATGTATCGATTGAGCTGCCGGGTTCACCCCCGTTTGAAGCGTTATTATAG
- a CDS encoding VOC family protein — translation MTATAVLPQELEIGRVQIRVSNLERSLDFYQNVVGLKILRQEGREAQMTADGKQVLLVLREIEQARILRRNSAAGLYHFAILLPDRPSLGLVLRNLIASGIQVGQGDHLVSEALYIEDPDNNGIELYRDRPRDTWKYEAGGHVVMTTDPVDVDGLLAASEGLSWSGLPAGTVIGHVHFHVGDLAEAKRFYVDALGFEVTANYGAAALFISAGGYHHHMGLNIWAGQGAPAAPANAAGIDYFTLLLPDSGAVQQVAERVKQAGYAVEEADGIVTLKDPWNIGIKLLVSR, via the coding sequence ATGACAGCAACAGCAGTATTACCGCAAGAATTGGAGATTGGACGGGTACAGATCCGGGTAAGCAACCTGGAGCGGTCGCTTGACTTTTATCAGAATGTGGTAGGCTTGAAGATTCTGCGGCAGGAAGGGCGCGAGGCGCAGATGACTGCTGACGGCAAGCAGGTGCTGCTTGTACTGCGCGAGATTGAGCAGGCCCGGATTCTGCGGCGGAATTCAGCTGCGGGCTTGTATCATTTTGCGATTCTGCTGCCGGACCGCCCGAGTCTGGGCCTGGTGCTCCGCAATCTGATCGCTTCGGGCATCCAAGTCGGCCAGGGAGATCACCTGGTCAGTGAAGCCCTGTATATCGAGGACCCGGACAACAATGGCATTGAGCTATACCGCGACCGGCCCCGCGATACCTGGAAATATGAAGCCGGCGGACATGTGGTGATGACCACTGATCCGGTCGATGTAGACGGCCTGCTGGCTGCTTCAGAGGGACTGAGCTGGAGCGGATTGCCTGCCGGTACCGTAATCGGCCATGTTCACTTCCATGTCGGTGATCTGGCAGAGGCCAAGCGGTTCTATGTGGATGCGCTGGGATTCGAGGTTACAGCCAACTACGGAGCGGCGGCCTTGTTCATCTCCGCAGGCGGATACCACCATCATATGGGGCTGAATATCTGGGCAGGCCAGGGAGCGCCCGCTGCTCCTGCCAATGCGGCTGGTATCGACTACTTCACGCTGCTGCTCCCTGACAGCGGGGCCGTGCAGCAGGTGGCTGAACGTGTGAAGCAGGCCGGCTACGCGGTGGAAGAAGCTGATGGGATCGTTACATTGAAGGACCCCTGGAATATAGGGATCAAGCTTCTAGTTAGTCGCTAA